TAAAAATCAATTCCAGCAAAATGAGACACGATCCATTTGCAGTTATTGCCGGATTATGCGGAGCCGGTGCTGGTCTTGCCAGGTTCTTTCTTTATGGAAAAAGAATCGGGCTTCCTTCTCAAATCCTGGAAGAACAGGAATCCTGCAAATGAGAGTGGTGTGGATTTATCCCAAAATTGAGCGCTGCGGAATTTCAATTCATGCCCGTCACTACATCCATGCCCTGAAAAACCATCTGGACATTTTGGAAATTGACACAGATGATTTTTACTCAGACAACCGGCAGAACATCCAATTACTGGATTCCGCCGATCTGGTGCATCTTCAGTATGAATCATCTTTTTTCCTAAAAGACAGGAATGATTTTTTCCTCAGAACACTGAGCAGAATCAATAAACCGCTACTTGTCTCTCTTCACGAGGTTTACCGGGAATTTCCGGGAGTATTTGCGAGAAGCAAAATTTCGGGACCGTTGTTTTTACGGGTGATCCGGAGACTTATTTACGATTACAGACACCCCGCACAGACCGCTTACAGAAAGCATCTTGGAAAAAACTTCGGGGCTGACCTCGTTCTCGTTCACCATCATTACCACAAGAAGATACTTACAGAAAGTGGAGCTGATCCTTCCAAAATAGAGGTACTGGCACTTCCAGTAAAGATTTCCAGTGAATCTATTCCCTTTAAATGGACATCTGATCATGAAATCCACCTGGGGTCAACTGGTTTTATAAATCCTCAATTTAACTATGATCTGCTTTTTTCAATACTCAAAAAACTTGACAAGAAATGGCGTTTCACATGGATCGGAGGGATTAGAAATTCTGAACAGCAGGAATTATTTAACCGAATCATGAGTACCTTAAACCAGAACGGATGGGATAATCAATTCAGAATAACCGGATGGGTCAGTGAGGAAGAGCAGAGCAGATTTTTAAAAGAGCTCGACATCTACATGGCGCTTTTCTCAAACCGTGCATCATCTGCGAGTCTTAATCGGGCAATCGGGGCTCTTATACCAATTATTGCAACTCAACTTCCTCTTACTGAGGAAATCAACTCCCCGCACTGCAGTCCTCTTGTTGTAATTCCACCTGAGTGTGAATCTGCCATAGATGCGATCAATTCAATTTTGACCCGGAAAGGTTTCAGAGAAAAACTGCTGCAAAATGTTGGGAAATATGCGGAAATCCACAGTTACAGTGCCATGTCTTTAAAACTGGTTGAAATTTACAGGGGATTATCAGCAAAATGAATATTCTCTGGGATCTGCGCTTATTTTCATTCGGGTATGGCAGCCGTGGTGCAGGCAGGTTTACGGAGGCACTAACAAAAGCAATCATTGAATGTAATGATGATTTCAGGATTTTCGCCTGGGGCGATAAAACGAAGTTCCACAATTCAATACTGGAAAATAAACTGGAATGGATCCCTTACCGGATCAGTAACTGGAAAAGTGACCTTTTCACTATCCCTGCTTTGATTTTAAAGCATAAAATCGACCTTTTTCATTACTGGATCGCGCTTGGGCCCAAATGGCAGATTGGCCTTGGCCTGTTTAATCCCTGTGCTACTGTTGCTACGCTTTACGATCCGGGAGTTGAACTGTGGGATATTCCCTTTCTTAAAGCAGTGAGAACAAGCCGATACTGGAAAATGCAGAAGAGACTGATAAAATCAACAGACCGCTTTATCTGCATATCCAAGGCGACACTATCCGGTTTCGCCGGAATTTTTCCATCATTAAAGGACAGAATGCAAACCATATACATGCCTCTTACGGATAGCCGTTATAAGGGGAAAAAACGCGATCCCTATCTCATAACTCTGGGAGGCAGCATTCATAAAAACTGTGCCCGTGTCGTAAAGGCATTTTCCATGATCAAGGATTCGTTTCCCCATTACAAACTGCTGATACTGGGTAAAATAGACAGGAAAGAAGAGAATCTGGAGAGTGTTACGGAAAATGTATTTTTTGAAGAAAATATGGATTTTTATCATCATCATCTCACCCACGCGAGTGGCCTTCTCTTCTTTTCTCTTTACGAAGGACTTGGAATTCCACCGCTGGAGGCGATGAGTTACGGGTGTCCGGTTGCAGCATCCAGGATACCATCAATTGAGGAAACCTGCGGTGAAGCAGCCCGGCTCGCAGATCCACTGCAAACAGAGGCTATTGCGGATGCGATAAGTGATCTGATCATTAATAATGACTTATGGGCTGCCCGTTCGATGGAAGGTGCATCGAAATACAGGGAACTCAGTAAAAACTCCGGTACAAACTGTATTGAGATGTATCGTGAGTTGCTTTGCAATCGCAAGCATGCTGTTCTGTGACTACTGCTTTAATCAGTATTATAGTATACTTTGGATATGTTAGTTTCAATTGTAATACCAACCTTTGACAGACCGGGATATCTCCGTACGTGCCTGCAGTCACTCAGAGAACAGGTAAAAGATGATTCTGATACCGAGATAATCGCAGTTGATGATGGATCAGATGAAAAAAATGCATGTGAAAACCAGCGGATCT
This genomic stretch from Fibrobacter sp. harbors:
- a CDS encoding glycosyltransferase, yielding MRVVWIYPKIERCGISIHARHYIHALKNHLDILEIDTDDFYSDNRQNIQLLDSADLVHLQYESSFFLKDRNDFFLRTLSRINKPLLVSLHEVYREFPGVFARSKISGPLFLRVIRRLIYDYRHPAQTAYRKHLGKNFGADLVLVHHHYHKKILTESGADPSKIEVLALPVKISSESIPFKWTSDHEIHLGSTGFINPQFNYDLLFSILKKLDKKWRFTWIGGIRNSEQQELFNRIMSTLNQNGWDNQFRITGWVSEEEQSRFLKELDIYMALFSNRASSASLNRAIGALIPIIATQLPLTEEINSPHCSPLVVIPPECESAIDAINSILTRKGFREKLLQNVGKYAEIHSYSAMSLKLVEIYRGLSAK
- a CDS encoding glycosyltransferase family 4 protein; protein product: MNILWDLRLFSFGYGSRGAGRFTEALTKAIIECNDDFRIFAWGDKTKFHNSILENKLEWIPYRISNWKSDLFTIPALILKHKIDLFHYWIALGPKWQIGLGLFNPCATVATLYDPGVELWDIPFLKAVRTSRYWKMQKRLIKSTDRFICISKATLSGFAGIFPSLKDRMQTIYMPLTDSRYKGKKRDPYLITLGGSIHKNCARVVKAFSMIKDSFPHYKLLILGKIDRKEENLESVTENVFFEENMDFYHHHLTHASGLLFFSLYEGLGIPPLEAMSYGCPVAASRIPSIEETCGEAARLADPLQTEAIADAISDLIINNDLWAARSMEGASKYRELSKNSGTNCIEMYRELLCNRKHAVL